The following is a genomic window from Balneolales bacterium ANBcel1.
CAACCAGCGCCTGATCGGACAGTGCCCACAGTAGCGCAATTAAAACGGTGCCCGGCTTCATCAGGGCGATCTCCTCCTCATCCGGCTTCCGGACTTTCAGTACGACATTCGCACCGCTAAAGAGGTCCTCTTTGCCGGCTATCACTTTGGCACCCGCCTTTTCATAATCGGCATCGGTAAAAGAGGACTGCATTCCGGCCCCTTTTTCGATGGCCACTTCCAGTCCGTCTGATACAATGTTTGATACAACAGACGGGGTTAGGGCGACCCTGGTTTCCCCGTCGGCCGTCTCTTTTGGAACGGCAATTTTCACAGCCTTTACTCCTCACAGATAGAGTTCATAAAAAGTTGCACCAAACATACTTAAATGTTTACTAATAGAAAAGGTTCATGTTGATGCGCCTGGAACGGATATTCTGTTGATTATTAACAAGTTCCCCAAAAACGGAAAAGCGTTTTTCCCGTATCTGGAAGGTGTTGATAATGGCGGGAAACATATATATATTTGTATATATAAAACAGGGCAGCGGTTCATTCGAAAAAGAAAAATCAAAGTGATACCTTTTCCTGTGGAGCCAGATTGCTGAATCGGCCGGTTTTTCGGGTTGCGGTTATCCGGGGCCGGGCGGCCGGTTGGTTTGGTTACGCGGAGCCGGGTGGATGCGGATGAATGGCTGCCAAAACACAACATAATGCACGACATTTGAAGAGCAGACATATGGAAGATATAGCAGGAAAAACAATGGAAGTGGTGATCGTGGGTAGCGGTCCGGCCGGACTCACAGCCGCTTTGTACGCCGCCAGGGCGGATCTGAAGCCGCTTGTACTGGAGGGACCGGAACCGGGCGGGCAGCTGACCACTACAACCGATGTCGAGAATTTTCCCGGATATCCCGAAGGGGTGATGGGTCCCAAAATGATGGATGACTTCCGGCAGCAGGCATCGCGTTTTGGCGCCGACTGCCGCTGGGGTACAGTGAGCTCCATCGATTTTGAGAAACGGCCGTTCAGGGTGACAATCGATGAAAAAACCGACGTTTTCGCAAAAGCCCTGATCGTGTCTACCGGGGCATCCGCCCGGTGGCTGGGTCTGGATAGCGAACAGCGATTGCGCGGCCACGGTGTGTCTGCGTGCGCAACCTGCGACGGAGCCTTTTTCCGGAATCAACATGTGGTGATTGTCGGAGGCGGCGATACCGCAATGGAAGAGGCGCAATTTTTAACAAAGTTCGCATCCAAAGTAACGTTACTGCACCGCCGCGATGAGCTGCGGGCCTCCAAAATCATGCAGAAGCGCACCCTGTCCAACCCGAAGGTGGAGGTGATGTGGAATACGGTACTGGACGAAGTAATGGGTGACAAGGTTGTGGAGGGCGTCAAAGTGAAGAATGTAAATACAGGTGAGGTTTCTGTGCTGGAGGATGTTACAGGCGTCTTTCTTGCCATCGGGCACAAGCCGAACACGGATCTGTTTAAGGGAGTGCTTGATATGGACGAAACCGGATACATTCAGACCCGCCCCAAAAGCACTTACACCAATGTTCCGGGAATTTTTGCCTGCGGCGATGCCCAGGACAAGGACTACAGACAGGCGGTTACCGCAGCGGGAACCGGATGTATGGCCGCCATAGATGCCGAACGCTGGCTTGCGGATCAGGAGGAAGAAGCAAAAGAGACCGCCGGAGCCTCCTCGTAGGGGCCTTTTGGCGGTACAGCGCGTGCCGGTTTGCGCAACTTCCCGGTTGCGTTGTGCCCTGTCGTAAGGGTGTCCGGCGGCAAAAATTGCGGTTTTTTTCGGCCTTTGGATGAACGCGCCCGTTTTTCCGGCAGTTCGTCTGTCGCAGGGGTCTCATCGCGCGAAATCCGGGATGAGTTGCGCCCGGTTGCAGTGGCGCTTAGTTACAGGTGATTGAAACGAGGAGGGGTTGGCTGAAAAAAAAGCCCACTTGCGGTCTAATCACCCTGCGGGTCAATGATTTCGAAATCGGTTTCAATTTCAAAAGGGTCATTGCCGGTACCGGATCTGTGCCGAAAGCGCTCCGGGTCAGGGTTGTCCGACAGCTCGTTTTCAATGAGTCGGTAGCGCCTGCCGGAAGAACGTTCAACGACTATCCGGGCATCCCGGGCAAAAAAGGCAAAAGCGGCAATCGAAGAGAGAATCGGTGCCAGGGCAAAAGCGCCGCCGACACCAACCATGCCGACTGAAAGAGGGATATCGAACAAGATTTCATCCCGGCTGTTTTTAATGACCAGCCGGCGGACATTGCCCTCACGAAGGATGTCACGGACCCGGTCGACCAGCTCCCTGCCGGAAACGCGGAATTCCTGAACAAGATCATGTGCCATGTTGCGACTCCTGTGTGGTTAGGTGATGGGCTGATAATCGAATGTGAAGTGGTTTTGTAATTTCGGGTACCGATACGTCCGAAGGGGTTCGTTTTTGTGATTCCGTTTGTAAGAGACCGCCGGCCTGTTTCTCTGTTACGGTAAAAACGGAGGAAAGATACATGCTGGCGCATGCCTATTGTGCCTCTACCTTTGGGGTTGATGCGCATCTTATTGATGTGGAAACCAATAACGTGAATGGCCTGCCGCAATATTTTCTGGTTGGACTTCCGGACAGGGCGGTTAGCGAATCACGTGACCGGATTGAGGCTGCCATTCGAAACTGCGGGTTTGAAATGCCCCGGGGGCGCATAACGGTTAATCTTGCTCCTGCCAATCTGCCGAAGGAGGGCAGCTCATTTGACCTTCCCATTGCCGT
Proteins encoded in this region:
- the trxB gene encoding thioredoxin-disulfide reductase; the protein is MEDIAGKTMEVVIVGSGPAGLTAALYAARADLKPLVLEGPEPGGQLTTTTDVENFPGYPEGVMGPKMMDDFRQQASRFGADCRWGTVSSIDFEKRPFRVTIDEKTDVFAKALIVSTGASARWLGLDSEQRLRGHGVSACATCDGAFFRNQHVVIVGGGDTAMEEAQFLTKFASKVTLLHRRDELRASKIMQKRTLSNPKVEVMWNTVLDEVMGDKVVEGVKVKNVNTGEVSVLEDVTGVFLAIGHKPNTDLFKGVLDMDETGYIQTRPKSTYTNVPGIFACGDAQDKDYRQAVTAAGTGCMAAIDAERWLADQEEEAKETAGASS
- a CDS encoding DUF4342 domain-containing protein is translated as MAHDLVQEFRVSGRELVDRVRDILREGNVRRLVIKNSRDEILFDIPLSVGMVGVGGAFALAPILSSIAAFAFFARDARIVVERSSGRRYRLIENELSDNPDPERFRHRSGTGNDPFEIETDFEIIDPQGD